The stretch of DNA gacaaatataattaGATAATTAGATCAGTGAAACTTTAGACCATCACCCTTTTGTTTCAAATGATACAAGACTATTTACACAGTTGCATCTTTGCTTTCATAGGTGAGTTGCTACAGAATAGAGTTATTGCACATCACAGCAGGAGAAAAATCTACTGCAGCACACCCAAGATAACCTGGACCATGCTGGACTGGACAGGGTTGCTCTGACTGGCAAGACAGATCAGAGATAGAAGCAGAGAGGCTGGCTCTCAAGTGCTGAGTTAAACAAAAGCTTAAAAGATCATGATCAGTTCTGCTCACATCCAAACAActggaggaaaaaagagaagatGTATACAATATCCAGGTAGATGCTGAGGGTTGCAAAGACATAATCCTCTGGGCATAAGCTGTAGCGTTTCCCCATCAGCATCTGGGTGTCAAAGGCCAGAAACTTAAAAGGAAACAACAGAGCCATCATCAGAAGTTATTTGGGCATGAATACTGTCATTGGCCgctttattaaaaacacctgTTAGGCCCATTTTGATGCTTTGGGGTGTACAGCTTGAGACTGTATCCAGTTGGTTACTGCAAAATGTGTGTCCAGTGGTCAGTTTTAGAATACAGAGCTTTTTTGGGTGATAGACTACTATAAACCTCTCAGTGGCAGTGTGTAAAAAGATCATTGGTGGGGCTGTTATACCTGATACCTTTTAAAAGGTGTAATCAATATGAGTGCTAGTAACCTCTCCCCAGTATGGCCTATGTATACTTGTTCTACAAAGTATGCTGTTGCTAAACGCTAGAAGACATTTCCCATTCTCTCCACCCATCACTCCACCAGACATCAATTGAATTTCTAAATAATCATAAAATCTATTTAATCAAAAttacatgtttaaatataaacgTTTGCCTTCATACAGCTCGAACTCCTTTGAAAGTCCCACCCCTCAAGTTAATTGGATTGGTTCTTTAGGCTTATGACTTAAGAAACACTGCATGTCTGAATCTGCCAGTTTGAGACTGTCTTTGGaaaactgcagtttcaaagcagaattTATAAGCTGTTGAAGTGTCTAGAGTGAAGTCCTTCATGGTCATGGCCTTGACTagtcatttatataattttatataaaatttatatttttccattattgtctgtaaccgcttatccaattcagggtcatggtgggtccggggcctacccagaatcactgggcacaagacaggaatacaccctggagggggcaccagtccttcacagggcaacacacactcacacctatggacacttttgagtagccaatccacctaccaacatgtgtttttggatcgtgtgAGGAAACCtgaccacccagaggaaacccacgcggacatggggagaacacaccaaactcctcacagacagtcacccagagcaggacttgaacccacaacctccaggtccctggagctgtgtgactgtgacactacctgctgagccaccccttagtataatataattttcagtaatatttttatttgtttcaaaaGGTACATCATAGATAAATATATCCATATTTCTTATGAATAAAAAGGCATGTATTTCATTACTTTGATTTGCAGATGATTAAGTATTAAAGTGTAATCTTTTGGGTTGTATAGTTCCCTACAAAACTACAGGaaatcaataaaatgagggAGAATCCAGCAGGGGGCACTCCAACCGAAGAAACAAAACTGGGGAGgagaaaaacacttaaaaaaatattcgAATAATACTTGAGATACTAAAACCAGAGAAGGGTAGTGGTACCCTCAATGGTACCTTTTTCTGtacttttagttagggaacgTAATTGTaccattttatataataattgtagTTTTTTCAGTACGCCCCATTTCATGTCCAGGCCTTCTTTTATTGtatacagttttataatgaaatttCAATTATTCTCTCAAGTTCTATAATGAACTTTCAGATATTCACCTCTccatctggagaagagaatgtaatatatatttagggAGTAGAGCTGAACTTTAAAAGCACTGTTGTACCTCTAAATGTACATGGCTATGGCTGATCTGTCAATCACTTGCCAGTGGTGGGCAAGTGATTGACAGATCAGCCACAGCACATGACCACTATTTTTCATGTTTGGGCATACATGTCTTCCCTTGTGAACTGTAAAAATTTTAGATTTTGCCCCAGACCAGCTTAGAGTCTAACAGCAACTTTTTCTTTTTGGTCTCTATTTAATTGAATTTAGGTCTGGAcccaaactggactcagactatTGAAGACCACTGTCTTTGCATCAAGGATTGTAGATTTATTTTAacacttaatttaaaaaaaaaaaaaaaaaaaagaagaagaagaaagttATACACATGATATTTACACATATACATTCTCTTATAGTCTGAGGGAATAAGGGGATATGGAGGACACAAGACATaagcatgaataaataaatgtataaatatatcataagagataaataatgaaaacagcataaattttgtttctacatttatttattgatgtcTTTCCATATCTCTACATTAATTTATGTATTTCTACAAGTCATCATTTATCCACTTATCTACTTCCACATTACTTAATTTTTTAGTTTGGTAtttccatatttattcatttatttctgcAATTCTCTGTCCGTATGTAAATATGGTAGGGGATCCTAACCTCAGTCTAATACCAGATTGATTAAGAGGGTGCTCGGTGACACATATTGGAACATGTATTGGCATGTGTTAGTAACTGTGCCAATCCGTCAACTACAAAACACTGCGTACAGACACAACTCATCTTAGACTAAAGCAGTAACTCTGATCACTAACCACACAACCACACCAACTACTCAGTTTTTGAAGAAATTAAGTAGTTTTCTAAATAAAGACACAAGCGGCAAATGAGGGATTCAGAAAGTGGTGTATGCCTTTTTAAAATGGCAGATACAATTTATGTATGGGCATATACCATTCAGTGACTGACAGTCAGTACTTGCCAGTCACTTGTCACCAATCACCTTCTCACACCTCCTAAACCAATCCGGTTTTAGACTGATTTTACGGAcaaatatttgtgtatttatttcatgatttatttttacatttttattaatacttTAGTCACATTTGTCTAGGAGATGGGTGACTATCTGGCAGGCCAAATTAAACTTCCTTGTGGGCCAACTTTGACCTCTGGGCCACACATAGACTGGTGAGAGAGTGGACCAAGCAGGTATTTCTAATAAGGTGGACATTAGATATGTTTGAACCACAAAACTGAACAGGCCGCTGCTACATTTTATACTGTCCTATGATAGAGCCTTACCAAGCAGAACAATATCGCTGCCAACCCAGCAAACAGAGTCTGAAGCCAAGGGACCTGCCAAAATAAAACCAGACCAAATTATTTAGGACACAGcctgtaattaaaaaacaacatatGCATTTACAAAAAGAGATGGATAATTACATataagaaatgtattaaaaatgacaggaCTACAGCACAGACGCACAAGGAGGTGCAAAAGGTGAGCAGTACACCTTGGTATGAGGTCATATCAATCTGTCAAAAGAAAATAAGTGTCAAAGTAGGTAGTAAACATATATCAAAATGCAATTTCACTATTATGACATATTTCAGAATCAATCATGAGGAGAAGGTCTCTGACTACCACTACTGGGCAGTGACTGGCACTGTGGGACAcatccagtaaaaaaaaaagaaaaacagctaTATCATATACAGAGCCTGACATACAAGGCCTCGTTTCCGAGGATCTGACATCTTTACCACTGATCTACtcaaaaatgcattattttaatagttaTTAATAAGATTGACAAATTTAACTTCAACGTTTGGAGGGTTGGCTGTGGTCAGATTCATCCAGGAAAGCTCACCTTGGTCTGGAAGCTGAAGATTGTGATGGCAAGACAAACTAAAACTGTAATAACCAAACAGATGATCACAGACATGGTGTTGTAGTAACTGTGGAGGAAAAAGAAACAAGGTACACACGTTAAAAACTTCTAGAAACACCCAGACCTATACATCTTGTGgccaaacacatgcacacaaacacacagtgaagtaaataaatgattaagATATATTCATTCAGATTAATTTGATGTGACATGTtccattttaaacattcatttcattcattcattatctgtaaccgcttatccagttcagggtcacggtgggtccagagcctacctggaatcattgggtgcaaggcaggaatacaccctggagggggcgccagtccttcacagggcaacacagacacaaacacacacacacattcacacaattttgagtcgccaatccacctaccaacgtgtgtttttggactgtgggaggaaaccggagcacctggaggaaacccacacggacacgggggagaacacacccactcctcacagacagtcacccggagcaggaatcgaacccacaacctcctggagctatgtgactgcgacactacctgctgccccaccatgccgcccacatACATTTCAGTCAGATTGTTTTACAGAAGCTGCAGACATTTGAGGagcttattaatattattgttgtttctGCATGTATTGTCCATTTATTCAGCTCCACAGACAATATAGGTGCACAAATAAATATAGGTATTCCACCTAATGCTTGGCCTATTTTGCATTCCTAttgcctcacacacactggacaggatgcaattccttcacagggcatcacagactcacatatatggacagtttcacacagtcacccacgcagaaacagagagaatacGTCAGTCTCTTTAAAGACAGTGACCTGAAATGAGGATTGAACACATGGCCCCCAGACCCGGGAGCTATGTGGCAGTAGGACTACTGGTAATGTAAGCTCAGAGAGACGGGCTTGGGACGGGAAGGCTGCTGGTTCAGTCCCTTTGAAAAGCAGGAAATGGAGGAGTGAAGAACTGAAGAGGTGTGCTTGAGCTCACAGCCCTTAATGCacttgtgtgtgggtgtgtggattGCCAGTGGTTGtgttaaatgtatttcattaaATTCATTTTCCAAGCTGCCCACACGGGTGGTGTTCAGTCGCATGCaaatacagacacagacagtcacacagatatGAACATGAAACATATGCAAGTCATAGAGGACATTTTACCTGGACAACATTCCTGTCATATAGGAAAGAGCTAGAGTCTGGAAAGAGGAGAaattgaatgtgtgttttttgttcacctttgaaatatttcataacatttcatatttcatagcaTTTCATGTTACTCACAAAGACTGCCAGCAAAATCATGTTCCATGGAAACTGCCTCCTAGAAGAGTGATTTTGGAGTGAAAGAGTGTCTGTTAGTTTAATAATGAGCacttcattattttaataatgccATTGGTGGTGCATATTGTTAAAGTAAAAACCACATAACAAAAAAAGATATTTctaaatcacaaacacaactaTAGATCTTCCCAAAGATATTAGATGGAATAACATCATTCCCAACAATAACTGACTGAGGCATCCAACAGCTTGCAGCAGGCCTTGTAAAACTGGCTGCTAAACTGAGGTCCAAACAGAGACTACATCTCTGGCTAGTCTGTGGTCCCCGACCACTGTGGCTGTTTCCTTGCTCAATGGAGCATAGGAGCTGCAGTGAGTTTGCAGGCCTTGCTGAACCTGTCAACCATAACTACCATGACTAAAATATAATGTCACCCTGGGACATGAGCAGCTTGGTGACAAAGTCTAAGAGAAGAAACACTGCTCTACACTGGCATTAGAGCACACAGCGTTAGCGTGGTCCTCCTAAATAGCTGGTAGAGGTTGTACGACATGAATCAGGAAGATGCATTATTGCATTAATAAAGGTCACCTCTAAAGGCCAAACAAGTGAACCACAAAAACAAAGTCAACACACTCCCAGAGTGAAGTATTTCAAACAGATTTCCTTAGACACAGTGCACTTCTGTTGATGTAATTGCTTTGCTTTGGGTTCTTGAAAAccgctataaaaataaaaagtattattattattgccacAAAAACTATATTGaatcatattttatttcatacactctGCAGTGCGCAGGAAATGTTGGACTGAAACAAAAGTGTGAAAATAATTAtatgattaattcattcattgtccgaaactgcttatccaattcagggtcgtgatgggtccgggagcctacccggaatcactgggtttaaggtgggaacacgccctggagggggcgctagtccttcgcaggagtaaaccggagcacccagagaaaacctatgtggatacagggagaacacaccaaactcctcacagtcacctggagcagggctcaaactcCAGGTtgctggagctgtatgacagcaacactacctgctgcgccacagtgccgccacATAATTATATCATTATTGCTAATTAAACATTTTGAGCAAGGAGGAAAAATGCTGTGCAAGCCTACATTTAATCCGTTTTTACCTTGGTCTTTTGAAGATCAAGAGAGTCAAGTATGTTACAAGGAACACAACACTATAGGTGAACAAGAAATAAcataattataaaatacaacATTGTGCATGGATACAGCAAGCTGTCAATCTTAAGTACTGATACAATTAATGAGGGAACTGTATTTTGTTATTCATTTTCACATAattattattctattataattgctgtttttaaaatggtgtgGATCTCATATTCCAaatttaatctccaggatttatattatgttcttttacacaattctataataaaagattacaaatattaacctctccttctggaaaagagaatgtaatataccTTTAGGGAATACAAATGGACTAAAGGCCAAGTTCATGATTGTAAACAAATCTTGAACCATacttgaaactggtctaatgtgtttatgaagcaccagtgtctgtaaaaaaaataaataaataaaaatcttggTCCAGTATgttagtctttctctctcttgcgaTATCTGGTCCTTATCAGCTTGAACAACATCTCTCTCTACTCATGGCTCATGggagtttttagacaacagacaggactccaaactttgaaaagcacaaacagaaATTAGGATTGCTCTATTCCATATTTTCCATATTCCATTGACATACTTATGCTGTTTTAAATCACTTAACCTTTTCGGCTCTAGTTATTTTTCTGAATTTCCGAAAAATGGCTAATTGacaaatttgaatttgaatgatTACTTTCTAAATACTTGAAATCAATTAAATTAGTTGGGGTTTTATGTAAAAGAACactttaaagtagaaaaatgtgttttttgaccctaatatagTTTACATATGCTTCCAATTTACTCCTAAATGCCAAAAAATGTAGACGCTTACAGTTTTTTTGTTTCACCATAAATTAATCTAGAGACATCAACAGTGATCCACagatgttgatttatttatagaacTTTACCAGAAAAGGTTCTGAGTgttccaaatatatttattttgatattcaAGTCTAAATAGAGGATCACGTGTGGTATTTCATAGTATTTTTTGTGAATcgaaatttgttttttcatatacaaagcggattccaaaaaagttgggacactaaacaaattgtgaataaaaataatataaaaatatattcagaatagaacacaaatcacagatcaaaagtttaaactgagagaatgtatcattttaagggaaaaaatatgttgtttgaaAATTTCATAGCGTCAACAGGTTAGAAggttagaaataggaatgctctcccattatgtctaatacaggcctctaactgttcaatcgtcttgggccttctttatgatgcgccaaatgttctctataggtgaaagatctggactgcaggctggccatttcagtacccggatccttctcctatgtagccatgatgttgtgattgctgcaggatgtggtctggcattatcttgttgaaaaatgcagggtcttccctgaaagagatgacgtctagatgggagcgtatgttgttctagaacctaaacatagttctctgcattaatggtgcctttccagacatgcaagctgcccatgccacaagcactcatgcaaccccataccatcagtgatgcaggcttctgaacgaagcgttgataacaacttgggttatccttgtcctctctggtccggatgacatggcgtcccagtgctccataaagaacttcaaatagtgactcatctgaccacagaacagtcttccattttgccacactccattctaaaagacccctggcccagtgcaaacgtctgagcttgtggagcttgcttagaaatggcttcctctttgcactgtagagtttcagctggcaacggcagatggcacggtggattgtgctcactgacaatgctttctggaagtattcctgagcccattctgttatttccttgacagtgacattcttgtttgaggtgcagtgacgtttaacggcccggagatcacgagcatccagtagagttttacagccttgaccgTTAGGCACAGCAATTGTTGCAGATTCTCttaatcttttgatgatgttctgCACGGTttatgatgataacttaaaagtctttgctattttacgctgggtaacaccattctggtattgctgcactatctttctgtgcaacaatggtggaattgatgattctcttaccatcttggcttcagagagacactgacactctgagaagctctttttata from Hoplias malabaricus isolate fHopMal1 chromosome 5, fHopMal1.hap1, whole genome shotgun sequence encodes:
- the LOC136697270 gene encoding protein lifeguard 2-like, with protein sequence MSQGKVTVTDKLNEHSLVLPDPPNYEEATRGGSPNYSGVYPGDGESLTEFRWDDQNIRRNFIRKVFAILAFQLSITLAIVSLFTFCDPIKDYIHSNPGWYWAAYVVFLVTYLTLLIFKRPRRQFPWNMILLAVFTLALSYMTGMLSSYYNTMSVIICLVITVLVCLAITIFSFQTKIDMTSYQGVLLTFCTSLCVCAVVLSFLIHFLYVPWLQTLFAGLAAILFCLFLAFDTQMLMGKRYSLCPEDYVFATLSIYLDIVYIFSFFLQLFGCEQN